GGCGCCGAGCGCATCCGGGACATCGTGAAGGATCTGGGCGCCTTCGCCCGCCCCACCGCCTCGAGGAAGGGGCGCGTTGACGTTCAGCAGGTGCTGGAGCTGTCGGTGAAGATGGCCATGGCCGAGATCCGCCACCGCGCCACGCTCGTGCGGGACTACGCCAAGGCTCCGGAGATCACCGCCGATTCCGCCCAGCTGGGGCAGGTCTTCCTCAACCTGTTGGTGAACGCGGCGCAAGCCATCCCGGAAGGCGCGGCTTCCCTTCACGAGATCCGCCTGCGCGTGCGCACCGAGGAGGACACGGTCCTTGTGCAGGTCGAGGACACGGGCGAAGGCATCTCCGCCCAAATCCTCGATCGCGTCTTCGACACCTTCTTCACCACCAAGGCGCCGAGCCATAGCATGGGGCTCGGGCTCGCCATCAGCCACAGCCTGGTGTCGCAGATGGGAGGGACCCTCACTGTGGAGAGCAAGCTGGGCCGGGGAAGCACCTTCTCCGTCCGGTTCCCCGCTGCGGCGCCCCCACCGGCGCTCACGAGAGAACGAGCTTCTCACCCGGCGCCCCCATCCGCTCTCCAGGGGGGGCGGATCCTCATCGTGGATGACGAGCCGAAGTTCGGCGAGACCTTGCAAATGCTCCTGAGCCTCTCTCACGAGGCCGTCTACACCTCCAGTGCACGCGAGGCCTTGCTCTGGATCCAGGAGGGCCACCACTACGACGCCATCCTCTGCGATCTCATGATGGCGGAGGTGACCGGCCGGCAGTTCTATGAAGAGCTCTGCCAGCTTGCGCCGGAGATGGCCCGCCGCGTCATCTTCATGACGGGTGGAGCCTATACCCCCGCCTCCCAGGAATTCGTCTCCGGGATGACACGCCCTTTGCTCATCAAGCCGTTCAAGGCCGATGCGCTCGATCAGGCGCTGCGGCCCCTCCTGCCGTCGGTTTAGTTGAAGGGAGGCCGTAACTCGTCAATCCTCCGTTGCGCAGGCCCGCCTCACTCCCCCTCGACCTCTGGAGGTCGCTCATGGCCAAGCGCATCCTTGGAATGATCCTGGCCGGTGGCCAGGGAACCCGGCTCGCCCCCTTGACGTCGCGGCGCTCCAAGCCCGCGGTGCCGTTCGGCTCGAAGTTCCGCATCATCGACTTCGCGCTGAACAACTTCATCAACTCGGGCATCTATTCGATCTACGTGCTGACGCAGTTCAAGGCGCAGTCGCTCACCGAGCACATCCAGCGAGGCTGGCGCTTCGGCACGTTCCTGTCGGACTACTTCATCACGCTGGTACCGGCGCAGATGTACCGCTTCGAGGAGCTGGGGCCCGTCTGGTACCGCGGCACGGCGGACGCCATCTACCAGAACCTGCACCTGGTGGAGAACCACGGGGCGGACCACGTGGCCATCTTCTCCGGCGACCACATCTACAAGATGAACGTGGCGCACATGCAGGAGGCGCACGAGTCCCAGCGCGCGGACATCACCATCGCCGCCTACCCGGTACCGGTGGCCGAGGCGAGCCGCTTCGGCATCATGCAGGTGGACGAGCGCGGCCGCGTCACGGACTTCCAGGAGAAGCCCAAGGAGGGCGCGAAGACGATCCCGGGCCGGCCGGACATGGTGCTGGCCAGCATGGGCAACTACATCTTCCGGCGGCAGGTGCTGCAGGACCTGCTCGAGCTGGATGCGCGCGAGGAGGGCTCGCAGCACGACTTCGGCAAGAACATCCTCCCGCGGGCGCTGAAGGACGGGTACCACATCCAGACGTATGACTTCACGCGCAACCCCATCCCGGGGCGGGATGCGCCGAACACGTACTGGCGCGACGTGGGGACGCTGCAGGCGTACCACGAGGCCTCGATGGACCTGGTCTCGGTGAACCCGGAGTTCGACCTGTACAACCCGCACTGGCCGCTGCGCACGGCGAACGAGTACAGCCCGCCAGCGAAGTTCGTCCACGAGGCCGGGGATCGGGTGGGCCGGGCGCTCAACTCGCTGATTGCCGGCGGCTGCATCATCTCCGGCGGCGTGGTGCGCGAGAGCATCCTCTTCCGGTGGGTGCGCGTGAACTCGTACTCGGAAGTGTACCGCTCGGTGATCTTCGACGAGGTGGACATCGGCCGCCACGCCCAGATCAAGAACGCCATCATCGACAAGGGTGTGCGCGTGCCGCCGAACACGAAGATCGGCCATGACCTGGAGCAGGACAAGGCGCGCGGCTTCACGGTGACGGACAACGGCATCGTCGTGGTGCCCAAGGGCTACAAGTTCGGCTGAAGGTTGGCACTGCATGCGGCGCAAGCTCCGAGCGGCGCTCCTGGGAGTTCTGGCCGCAGTGCTCGGGGCGAGCCTGCTGGTCGGGCCGCGGTACCTGCGAGGGCTCTCGCTGGTGGTCCGGGCCTCGGGGATGCAGGAGGAGTGGGCCACGTCGCTGGCCCGATGGCAGACGGGGCCGTTCGAGGTGTCCGATCTCCAGGTCCCCTCGCGCCATGGGCCGCTCAGGGCCCGGCTCTACCGTCCTCGGGAAGCACGGGGACACCCGATCGTGCTCACATCGGGAGTCCACGCGGACGGTATTGATGAGCCACGGCTGGTGAAGCTGGCGAAGGACCTCGCCACGGGTGGCCAGGTGGTCCTCACGCCCGAGCCCACGGATCTCCTCCGCTACGAGATCACCCCTCGGCTCCCGGACATGATCGAGGACGCGGCAGCGTGGCTCTCCACACAGAAAGAACTCGCTCCCGACGGAAGGGTCAGCCTGTTTGGCATCAGCTTTTCCGGGGGGCTCTCGATCGTCGCGGCGGGGCGTTCTGAGTTGAAGGACAAGGTGGCCGCCGTGCTCTCGCTGGGCGGGCATGGCGATCTGTCGCGTGTGCTCTCTTTTCTGTGCACGGGGGTGTTGCCGGATGGCCGTCCGCTGAAGCCCCACGATTACGGGGTGGTGGTCATTCTCATGAACGTCGCCGACCGGCTGGTGCCCCCGGAGCAGGTAGAGCCACTGCGCACGGGCATCCGAACGTTCCTGCGAGCCTCGCACCTCACGCTTCATGACGCGAAGCGGGCGGAGGAGACGTTCGAGGAGGCGCGTAGGATGCAGGGCCAGTTGCCCGAGCCCGCCTCTCGCCTGATGGGGTACGTCAACACGCGGGATGTGGCGTCCCTGGGACCGTTGTTGCTGCCGCTGGTCCAGGACTTTGCCGCAGACCCCTCTGTGTCGCCGGAGCGCTCCCCTCCTCCGTCAGCCCCTGTGTATCTGCTGCACGGCGCGGACGACACGGTGATCCCCGCCGTGGAGGCCTCACTGCTGGCCCAGGCGCTGCGGCCTCATACGAAGGTCCACCTGCTGGCGACTCCGCTGATCACCCACGCCGAGGTTGACCGGAGTGCGCAGTGGGGCGACGTCTGGGAGCTCGTGTCCTTCTGGACGCACCTGCTCGAAGAATAGCCTTCGCTTCAGGCTGCCGAGGAGGTGAGGAACTCCTCCAGCAGCTTCCGCCCATCGCGGAAGACGCACCAGCCGTCACCCACGAGCAGGGCCTCCAATCGATCATAGGAGAGCACCCGCCGGAGCGAGGCCAGCGCCTTGGCTCGATCCTTGAGGTTCTGCTCGGGCTTCAGCAGCATCAGCTCGCCCGCGCGGTGCGAGCGCAGCAGGTCGCCCGCGATGAACGTCGTGTCCTCCAGCATCAAGGCCAGCTCACCGGGAGTCTTCGAGCCCTCCATCTCCAGGACTCGAAGCCCCGGTACCACCTCGTCCCCGTCCTGCAGCCAGCGATCACACGGGACGGGGAACCCTTCCCGCTCCGCCGCGGGCCCCGCGAGCTTGGCACCGAACTCCGCGGCAATCTCCTTGGCGCCGCGCACATGGGCCGAGTTGGTCACCACGATCCAAGCCGCGCCGCCCAGCTCCCGCAGGTGCTTGCGGTCATGCTCGGACATTGGCAGTGGATCGATCAGGACGTTGCCGCCCTCGCGGATCCAGGCAAAGCCGTTGAAGTCGATGTCGAGCCGCTCGGCGAATGTGGACCAGCAGTAGAGATCCTTGCGGTGCAGCCGCTTCATGGTGGGCGCTCCCTGAACCGAAGAGTGGAAGTCGATAACCTGCCTCGCACCCTACTCCGTCACAGACGGCCGTGGGGAACCCGTCCCTGCTTCAGCGCCTCCACCTGCATGAAGGTGAAGGGTTGATCGTAGAGCACCCGGTCCTGCTGCCGCGTCCGGAAGAGATCGACGATGAGGTTCATCCGATCCCCCAGGTCGCCCCAGTCCCTCGCCGCGCTCCCCGCCGTATCGTTCGGTGTTCGGTCCAGCGTCGCCATCAGCGAGACGAGCTCCGGGTGCCCCAAGCGCGCGAGCGTGGGCGGGAAGTCCCGCTCGGCGTTCAGCGCCGGGATGTCCTCCCCGAGCCGCAGCGTCACATCCGGCAGCTCCAGCCGCATCAGCGATCGCGTCATCAGCTCCCGCCACAGCCGCTCCAGCTTGCCGGCGAGCGGACTGAAGGCGGCCTTCAGCGACATCTCGTGAAACGGGCTCCCCTTGCGCGCCGACGTCACCCCCATCAGCTCCACCACCTGATCGAGGACCACCTGCCGCAGCGGCGCATGCAGCGCGCCCAGGATCGGCCCCTGGAGCCGGGTCTGCTCGTGGTAGCCCACCAGCGCGTTGGCCAGGAAGATGCGCTCGGCCCGCGCCTTGGTGTCCTGCTCGAACATGGCCTCGTAGGAGTGGGTAAAGGCCCGGATCAGCAGATCCTGTCCCTCACGAGACACTGGCCCCCGCGAGAGCCTGCCCAGGAACCGATCCAGCGTCGCCTGCTCGTACTGCTCGCTGTCCGAGAAGTGCTCGATCATGGCCACGAACAGTGGCGCGAGCTCCTCGAAGACCAGGAGATTGCCCCGAGCGACGTGCCGGGCCACCTCGTCCGCGATCTGCTGGATGGCCCGCGTGAGCACCGTCTGGATGCCGAAGGGCGCCGCCCACGAGCCCAGCAACTCCGCCTGCAGCCCTCCCA
This region of Hyalangium minutum genomic DNA includes:
- a CDS encoding hybrid sensor histidine kinase/response regulator, producing the protein MSRAEVEQAVHSLECNPTAPDELKHLLRELQRHQLELELQNRELQEAHQALEESRNRYMELYDFAPMACVSLNERACIQDLNLTGAALLRQDRTFLQGLPFTPFVDPQDVSRFLLHVRQCIAGETLSTELRLRVARSQFEVRLYSAPLQDGRPHERMCRTAIIDITELRQVQLRLSLAERLATVGTIAAGIAHEINNPLAFLMGNLTLATLTLQSQAPEAEVSRPPGALEGRPPAERALKALAEAQTGAERIRDIVKDLGAFARPTASRKGRVDVQQVLELSVKMAMAEIRHRATLVRDYAKAPEITADSAQLGQVFLNLLVNAAQAIPEGAASLHEIRLRVRTEEDTVLVQVEDTGEGISAQILDRVFDTFFTTKAPSHSMGLGLAISHSLVSQMGGTLTVESKLGRGSTFSVRFPAAAPPPALTRERASHPAPPSALQGGRILIVDDEPKFGETLQMLLSLSHEAVYTSSAREALLWIQEGHHYDAILCDLMMAEVTGRQFYEELCQLAPEMARRVIFMTGGAYTPASQEFVSGMTRPLLIKPFKADALDQALRPLLPSV
- the glgC gene encoding glucose-1-phosphate adenylyltransferase codes for the protein MAKRILGMILAGGQGTRLAPLTSRRSKPAVPFGSKFRIIDFALNNFINSGIYSIYVLTQFKAQSLTEHIQRGWRFGTFLSDYFITLVPAQMYRFEELGPVWYRGTADAIYQNLHLVENHGADHVAIFSGDHIYKMNVAHMQEAHESQRADITIAAYPVPVAEASRFGIMQVDERGRVTDFQEKPKEGAKTIPGRPDMVLASMGNYIFRRQVLQDLLELDAREEGSQHDFGKNILPRALKDGYHIQTYDFTRNPIPGRDAPNTYWRDVGTLQAYHEASMDLVSVNPEFDLYNPHWPLRTANEYSPPAKFVHEAGDRVGRALNSLIAGGCIISGGVVRESILFRWVRVNSYSEVYRSVIFDEVDIGRHAQIKNAIIDKGVRVPPNTKIGHDLEQDKARGFTVTDNGIVVVPKGYKFG
- a CDS encoding dienelactone hydrolase family protein; the protein is MRRKLRAALLGVLAAVLGASLLVGPRYLRGLSLVVRASGMQEEWATSLARWQTGPFEVSDLQVPSRHGPLRARLYRPREARGHPIVLTSGVHADGIDEPRLVKLAKDLATGGQVVLTPEPTDLLRYEITPRLPDMIEDAAAWLSTQKELAPDGRVSLFGISFSGGLSIVAAGRSELKDKVAAVLSLGGHGDLSRVLSFLCTGVLPDGRPLKPHDYGVVVILMNVADRLVPPEQVEPLRTGIRTFLRASHLTLHDAKRAEETFEEARRMQGQLPEPASRLMGYVNTRDVASLGPLLLPLVQDFAADPSVSPERSPPPSAPVYLLHGADDTVIPAVEASLLAQALRPHTKVHLLATPLITHAEVDRSAQWGDVWELVSFWTHLLEE